Proteins co-encoded in one Nicotiana sylvestris chromosome 7, ASM39365v2, whole genome shotgun sequence genomic window:
- the LOC138873827 gene encoding uncharacterized protein: MGSLAHLEAYQRPLAREVHQLANLGVCLADSNEGGVTVQNRAESSLVAEVKEKQFNDPLLAQLKEGIHKHKTIVFSFGMDDGTLRYQGCLCVPDIDDLRGRIMAEVHTSRLHGTQVSIISDRGAQFTANFWKKFQQGLGTQMAPFEALYGSRCRSPIGWFEVGEAELIGQDLVHQAMEKVKIIKERLKTAQSHQKSYSDVRRRDLEFKEDDWVVGDPSTIVPVESIEVNEELSYEEITVAILDRQVQKLRNKEIASVKVLWRNQQSEEATCEAEEEMKKKYPHLFG, translated from the exons atgggaagtttggctcatttggaggcatatcagaggccgttggccagggaggttcaccagttggctaatTTGGGAGTTTgccttgcggactctaatgaaggaggggtaactgtgcagaatagggctgaatcatcgctcGTGGCggaagtgaaagagaagcaattcaacgatccattgttagcacaactaaaagaggggattcataaacacaagaccatagttttttcctttggcatggatgatggtaccctacggtaccaaggcTGCCTATGTGTTCCGGATATTGATGATCTTCGGggaaggatcatggcagaagttCACACTTCCAG gttgcatggcactcaagtctcaatcatttctgatcgaggggctcagttcactgccaacttttggaagaaatttcagcaaggtttgggtacacAG atggcaccatttgaggcgttgtatggtagtagatgtagatctcccattgggtggttcgaggttggagaggCTGAATTGATAGGGCaggacctcgtgcatcaggctatggagaaagtcaagattattaaagagaggttgaaaactgctcagagtcaccAAAAGTCGTATTCGGACGTTCGCCGCAGAgacttggagttcaaagaagatgattgg gtagtgggagatccatcCACTATTGTTCCAGTTGagtctattgaggttaatgaagaattatCGTACGAAGAAATTACAGTTGCCatccttgataggcaagtccaaaagttgagaaataaagagattgcctccgtgaaagtgttatggcgaaaccaacaaagtgaggaagccacttgtgaagccgaggaagaaatgaagaagaagtaccCCCACTTATTTGGATAG